caaaaaatataaattacaggCACGTATATATGAATTTGAACAATTAAGGAACAACAGGGATAGAAGGAAAAAATAGTGTCAACCAAACTTTCATTACACAAATTGTCCAAACTGCAAtccaaaacctaaaaaaaaatcagtttcatAGAAAGGACAGACATAAATTCAACAGTGGTCAAAGATTACTGCTGTACATACGAACTtctagttcatatgatataataacattatttgtaTATTAATGTGTTTTATAAATGTTCAAAGTTCACTTCATAGCCTTTTCCACAAAGGACTAGTTTAGGAAACCTCCAAAATTGACCAAATTGAAAGGAAACTGACAAATATAAACAGATGCAAAACATCTGAAAAGACCCAATAATGCAGATATTGGTGAAACCTATCTGAGGTGACTGGGCTAAACCTATACATTATAATCACACACTCAGTTTTAATGTGGAGGCAATTAGAATGAAATCacaaactaatatattattcacCTTTCAAAACCAATGACATATTGCAGAAAAAGACAAATAATGCAAGAAAATGACCTTAAAAATTTGAAGAGTAAGGAAAACATTTACCCTCTTTTGCATGTACTCAATTTCTGCAAACAGCAGCTCATTCTGACGTACGTGTTTGGAAAGtatcacaaaaaagaaaagaagacaaaattAGAACACCACACTAACAAGCTAAAtatagattatattttattctttaaaaggACGTAGAAAGAAACTTCTTGTTATAAGAAATACCTTCTTTGATCGAATTCTGCTAATTCCTTTTTCTAATTTAGTCTCTAGGTTTTTGAGATCCTTGGCATCCATATCGCTCAAAGCCTCACCCATCATTTGCCTgcaattcaaaacataattacCATATTTGAACAACActaattgtaaataaaatattcattaaaatactTAAGATATGTTCATATTGTTTTATAGCAGTGAAACTTTTCTTGTATCGTAATCTTAATACATGAATATCCAACTTGCCTATTGTGATTCTGCAGATTGCTGATTTGAACTCGCAGTTTGGCAGCTTCTTGCTGGTAAAACTGAAATTATGGAATAATGGTTAGAAAAGTTAGTTTActcatttcaatttcattcaaaaaaaaaatctgcaaGATGTTTGATGTATCTATACTTCGTTAATTAGGTTCAAATAAAGCTGAGGGATTTAGTTTATCTCTCTTGAAAAAGCTTATACCAGGAATTAATAATACCTGAGCATTAGCCTCAGAAGCAGATCCACCATTAGACGAATCTGAACTTGCTTTCTTGTATCTCTCAATTGAAGCTTTGACACTATGATAACAAtacaatttatatgaaaatgCCATCTAATGAACAAAAGGGTTTTTATCATAACAATAAGATCACTTacaatttatattcaatttataatgaaaatgcCATCTAATGAACAAAAGGGTTTTCATCATAACAATAAGATCACTTACAATTTAATATTCTGCAAGATTATGCCCTcgttatgaaaaacaaaaatcttatatacattcacaaattttaagattataaaTGTACATGtatgtttctttctttgtgCACATATAAAAGAgcagaaaagggaaaaggaaaagtgTGTTCGATCAGTTGGAGATTAACCATAGAGTTTGGCAATGGATGAAGGTCAAATCATCCAACTGGTTCAGTCGACTGAACCTTGAAGGCAACAAAAAGCAAAATCAGATTATCTATTTCTCAGAAATCTCCATGTCAAAGTCTGATTGgatgtgataaaaataaaatcttaaaataacaAGAAACAGAAGCTTTCCAGGTTTCAATGAACTGATGATACCTTAATATCCTCGAGCCATGATTGGGTGCTGCTGCCACGGTGGCACAGGTTCCCACAATATGATTGGTTCAACCACTTCTAGACATAGTTTTTCTCTGCAACTTAAAGGAAACCCATCTCACAGTGGATAATGCTCTCAGCCACACCCCATTGCCCACCTCGATTCTAACCTTCTGATTTGTTTTCCTATGTTAGCATTAAGAATATTTTCCAATCATGGATACTCCTTGATGTATACACAAAACAGTGAAATAGGTTTTATCTCTATTAAAAAAGTCCATTTTTTCATTTGACCCACGATATACCTAAAAAACACAACtgtaccaattgaaaaaaaCTTTGGTAATAACCATGTAATTTTTGGTGCTAGCTTTTTAAGTCATATGGTACAGTGTATCATggtataaaatatgaattttcttttctcagaTTTTTCTATGTGAAAGTGTGTGTCCATCACAGCCGTTCATTTCAGCTACTGCAATTATCAGGAAGCAGGAGCAGTAATTGTACGCTTCACATTGCATGGAAGAAGCCAAAATGCTCAGAACTCTCCCATTGGCTATCTCAAATTGTCGTACGTTGTCTCTGCTCCCATTTACCTCACTTACACACTCTCTCTCATTAAGCCAAGAAAacccttctctttctttttctttctcagaCTACAACTTTCACAAATATGCAAGTGTAAGATCTTGAGCAAATGCAAAGGCTCCAACAGCTACCAGTGAAATTATGACGACCCATTGTTTCATCACTCTCTTCAATTGTCTTTTGCTGTTTCAAAGCTATGTAAAAGAATTTTTACTCTAGGCTGAGGAGAGAGTTTCCCAGTTGTAGAAGATCCAACTTTAGGGTTATCAGATGCACGAGTTAAAGAGATACCAATTCCAACTTCCAAGTATGACTTAGTTAAAACCTTCTGTCAAAAGTCGAGAACTGAAAAATCCCGTGTGACGTGTCCAAAGATTCTTTCTACAAAGACAAACAAATCCTACTCTAGCCCCTCCTTATTCCTTCAAAAGCCCTAACCATACTTACCAAAACTTCATTTCCTAAAACAAATCACCGAGAAATAAATGTTGTCCGATTAACTTTGACTGTTTTCACGTTTTTGTCAAGCTGAGATGCCAAAACAAAACagtttctttgtttcttttcccTTCCTCTATGCTTAGTTATGCTAAACTATGTTTCGGCCACTagtaaaaccctaatttctagGGTTACTTTTAACCCAGACCGAGATCTTACAAGGGGTGTCAAATCCCAATGTTTAAGAGAAGATTTTGTTGTACTGGGTTGAAAAATagctattttaatttatatttactcGCTTATTTATTTCAGTTCAAGTCTTTGAGTGGttgataattaatttgttgAGACTGTActgtgatgttttgtttttgtttaactAACTGGATTGTTATTAAGGAAGTGCCAAGGTGTTTGGACTTAGGCTAATGGAAACATGACAGCTTTAGCTGTTAGATGggtaaagaaagagagagagaaaggaggagtGGAAGTgatagaaggagaaaaaggaaacaaaaagtTCAAGAGGACTAGTTTTAGGGATTGGCTGATATCACAGACCTTCATAGCATCCTCAAATCCTTTCCTCTTGCAACAAGTTAACAACCATACTGCTTCTATATCAATCTATTACACCAGATCTGTGTGCCCACCAAATCAAGAACTGGGAATATAAGTGtcataacagaaaaaaaaaatagagaaggagaatgagcttaaaagctcatagaagaaggaaaaaggcCAAAATAAACAAAGACAAGTGAACCTTGGTTACAGAAATCAGACAGatgaagaataaaagaagaaaaattagcTCTGCCCTAGCTTCTTCATCACAAAATGCTTCAAAAGATTGTTTAGCAAGagcaaaattataaatttaacattcccaaaagaagaagcaaagaCTGAAGGAAAAAAATTGGGAAGAACATATAAAGCTTGAAATAGCACAAGGTATGAATTAATGAAGAgatggaaaaaaagaagaagaagcaaaaccTGTTATTAGCATATTCATAGAGGCGGCCACGGTTTGAAAAGACTATGAGAGCAACCTCTGCATCACAAAGCACAGATAACTCGTATGCCTTCTTGAGCAAGCCATTTCTGCGCTTGCAGAAGGTAACTTGTCGACTGGTGGTGTTCTCAATCCTCTTGATCTCAATCTTCCCCCTTCCCATCTTTCTCTCGGGAGAAACCGATGACATGGATTGGTTTGGAAAAGCCATGAGTGGAAGctgaatcaagtaaaacatcATCATCTTATTGATTGTTCTCATAAAAAAGACAACCTTCAGAAAATACTAAGTAAACTTTGATCTTTTTCAGCTATTTGTGTGTGGTTAGGAAGAATCTAAAGTGATAAAACAAGAAATGGAAGCACCCCAAAGGCCTCAACCCAACTTTTAAATCATtagctatatatatatgtacatatttaGCTTCAAACTTTCCTTTGCTTGTAATGATAATAGTTCACAATCTAGCTATAGTTGTGCTGCCAAATCTTGGTATCAAGGGAAAATATGTTTGATTGACCCCAAAAAAGTGGTGAACCACTGAGATGGGATTTTAGGTGATGTTTGAGTATTTTGCTCACTAACCTGGTTTGGAAACAAAATGGAGAAGTTATATTCAGGACAGGGGAGCAGGTTCAAGCCCTTAGCAGCAtggtgtgtgtgtatatatttctctcttttttccacTTAGCAGATCAAGCATAAGATATCAGAAAATGAGAGCAACGTGGCCAAAGATGGGTATTtataaagtgaaaaacaatatttcttcTATAATATAATGGTTTATGCATATGAAACAAAGTGTGTATACACTCACACACTCATCTGCATCTGTATAATCTATATGTTTTattcacttttcattttctgattCATTGAATCACTTGAGGTGAATGAAATTAACTTTAacttaacaatatttttcacttttaaaaaactGATTCACGAGTGAGGGAAGTAGTAGGGCATGAGAGAGAGGGTGTGGTGGAAAGGATTATTAATGGGGTGAAAGGGACGTGGAGCGAAGTTGCAAACATAGCACAAGAGATATTTCATGATATGATTCAGTCATTCAGTCAGTGGAAACTCTTTTACATATTTTGTGAGGTTTTAAATCTTTGTAGTGAAAAATATGAACAAGTATCACTCAAAATTCTTCATGCTGCAACTGTAATGTAACTGTTGCAAATGTTTTTTGAGTCTTATAGACTGTCTATCAGTAATCAGTATTTTGTGTTATCTATAACATAATAACATtggtttttatatataattcagtttaaattaaaaaaaaaaaaaaaactatgaagtaaaagatatatattgaaaattcattatgaaaaaaaagtctacaaagaaatttattaagaaCACAACAGTCTTGTACAATATACATGATGTTTTGCGTGTAccaattaattttgtatatgttATGAATTGATTAATTAGTGTCTTAATTTACAATGTACTCTAAGAGTGGAATGAACTAATTAAACTTTTGATATCGTTGTTAGTCTGAgttaaattaagtaaattgCTAAATTTTTacgaataaaaaattattattaataaaattggtAAATAGCTAGTTTACATTAATAGCATGATGATTgagaaataaactaaaatttgaaactttttccacaattaaaaactataataagtaaatatatgtttttttatactttaataaaatgCTAGTGAATCAAATAATTCTAAAGTTACAAGAAAGAAGCAACCTTTTTTTGCAAACAGTTACGTAAGTGATACGCAGATCAGTATAGTCACAAACAGATAGCAGTTTTCATTTGGCAAAAGAATTAGTGACTTTTAGAACTTTgctgaatatttttattcaaaaaataaaactttttattttatatgtttttttttttaaatcacacaggaaagaattaaataaaaatttaaagaggGTGTAGTGCatgattacaaaataaaaagtgttgTTGTAGGAAGTAAAATTTTTGTTGAAGTTGCAGGTATATTTAATGAATGTTATTGCTAATTTTCCATTTAAGGTATGGTACAGCTACACACAAAGTCCGTCGAAGAATTCTCATTCTTGGGAGTATTGTGGTATTAACTTTTGTAACAAACTGACAATACAACaaagttttattctttttagtcCCTTTTGAAGGTTTTGTAATCCTTAATGAATGCCATTAAACCTCTCCTTAATGAATTTGTTGATTTAATGTTGGAGTTGTATTAGTTAATGTTGGGGACATTTGTTTTGTCACTGTTATGTTTGTATTGTACCTCAATGCATTGTGGTGACCCAATGGAAAAGTATGTGACAATTCATCCTCTCTATCCTCCTACACCTGGTGTGCTTCTTTAATGTGGGCCATCCATATatattttaggataatgatatttagacaacatctcgttgacaatatttgaacatcatttacgtgttattctgtgattagttcaaaattacatacgtagatgatgttcaaatgttatcaaaaaaaatgttgtctaattatcattatcctatattttttttttggataatgatatttagacaatatttttttgacaacatttgaacattgattacgtgtcaatctgtgattggtcgtaaGTTACTCcctaatcaataataataataatcataaacactattatggagtaatttacgaccaatcacagattgacacgtaatcaatgttcaaatgttgtcaaaaaaatgttgtctaaatatcattatcttttttttttatcttaacatggttaatttgattataaatgTAAAGTATAAGTAGAAAATGAATGGAAGAATAAAGAGAAATGGAGTGATTTCTAACAATAGTTGAATTGATGATAGGTACTGGAGTGAATTCCTTTTTTGTGCATAGTTTCAGAATAGGTTATGAGTTTAGCATGGATACCCTTGACTTGATTGGACATAGCAAGTGAAATTGTCTAAGTGGGTACAGATTGGTCTATTCATCACTCATTCTGCACACAATGCCTATCCAACCCTACTGCCAACACATCTTAGACATCTATGTCATTCACATGTTCTATCTTACCCACTAACTTCATAACCTCCGATTAATTAACTGGTACTAGGTTTTATTATAGTACCTCTAATCTAATTAACTTGTTCTTTTCTACTTTTATCATCTTCTACCTAAAACTGGAACCCTTCAAACCAGATCAAATGCTGTTTTTTGGAAAACCTACTCATATAGTATTTAAGTTCCTGTctctttaattatttgtttctttcctcTTATTTTCCCTTTCTTAACTTTCATACAACTTTCGCTTTTTAATTCAAAGAGTTTAAATTAGCACAATAAGAAAATTgctaattattgataatttattttgttgatatatatatactatgcagataaaaaatttgttaataaaataattatcgataaattttattaacaaatacaTAAACCTTAATTGTAGTTAAAATCCATTCATTTGAAACTTgacttttatctttcttttctttttttttctttttcttttacctttactTCTCTTCCTCatcttttattgttgttgttactgCTGTCACCTTGTCGTGTTCACTattactttagttttttttttttctattttctcttctcaCTCATCTCtctctaatttatatataaaaaaaaagttttatcaaACTTTTAGAGAAATTTTGTCACACATTTTACATACAGGTTTTCAGACAAAATTTTCTTTGATAataagaattatatattatcaataaaattattatccaATACagacaaaaatattcatttttccaATTCATTGATTGAtcttattaatgaattttatccATGAATTTAttactaacaaatatttttgttaataatttaaattataaaatatttcgataaaaattttcaataaattttgttttacaagatttatttttatcaataaaatttcaatagttattaattacctttttgtaatttcaaaaaaaaaa
This genomic stretch from Vigna radiata var. radiata cultivar VC1973A chromosome 7, Vradiata_ver6, whole genome shotgun sequence harbors:
- the LOC106767426 gene encoding floral homeotic protein AGAMOUS-like isoform X2 codes for the protein MAFPNQSMSSVSPERKMGRGKIEIKRIENTTSRQVTFCKRRNGLLKKAYELSVLCDAEVALIVFSNRGRLYEYANNSVKASIERYKKASSDSSNGGSASEANAQFYQQEAAKLRVQISNLQNHNRQMMGEALSDMDAKDLKNLETKLEKGISRIRSKKNELLFAEIEYMQKRETDLHNNNQLLRAKMAERERSEHNVNVLSGSTSYESMQSQFDSRGFFQVTGLQPNNNQYAGQDHMSLQFV
- the LOC106767426 gene encoding floral homeotic protein AGAMOUS-like isoform X1, encoding MRTINKMMMFYLIQLPLMAFPNQSMSSVSPERKMGRGKIEIKRIENTTSRQVTFCKRRNGLLKKAYELSVLCDAEVALIVFSNRGRLYEYANNSVKASIERYKKASSDSSNGGSASEANAQFYQQEAAKLRVQISNLQNHNRQMMGEALSDMDAKDLKNLETKLEKGISRIRSKKNELLFAEIEYMQKRETDLHNNNQLLRAKMAERERSEHNVNVLSGSTSYESMQSQFDSRGFFQVTGLQPNNNQYAGQDHMSLQFV